The proteins below are encoded in one region of Ornithinimicrobium avium:
- a CDS encoding glycerophosphodiester phosphodiesterase, whose product MALPLSGVPLVIGHRGASGHRPEHTLASYELAARMGADLIEPDLVPTRDGVLVARHENDITGTTDVAEHPELADRRTTKVVDGTEVTGWFTEDLTLAELKTLRAVERLPRVRPGNTEYDGLFEVPTFAEILALRERLSAELGREVGVYPETKHPSYFAGIGLALEEPLVAALAEHGLNRPDAPVFVQSFELANLADLRHRLGLRTRSIFLLEGSGSPHDPVVAGESLREVVRAGVDGIGPDLTMVLSRRPDGSCGQDTGLVERAHRAGLLVHPWTFRAENTFLLTDFRVGDDPGAHGDLAGQISAFLQVGVDGFFTDHPDVGAAAVQAWEAHTEEQRPNG is encoded by the coding sequence ATGGCCCTGCCCCTCTCCGGCGTCCCGCTCGTCATCGGCCACCGCGGCGCGAGCGGCCACCGGCCGGAGCACACGCTGGCCTCCTACGAGCTGGCCGCGCGAATGGGCGCCGACCTCATCGAGCCGGACCTCGTCCCGACCAGGGACGGCGTGCTCGTCGCGCGGCACGAGAACGACATCACCGGCACCACCGACGTCGCGGAGCACCCCGAGCTCGCCGACCGGCGCACGACGAAGGTCGTCGACGGCACCGAGGTGACCGGCTGGTTCACCGAGGACCTGACGCTCGCCGAGCTGAAGACCCTGCGCGCGGTCGAGCGGCTGCCGCGGGTGCGGCCGGGCAACACCGAGTACGACGGGCTGTTCGAGGTCCCGACCTTCGCGGAGATCCTTGCGCTGCGCGAGCGGCTGTCGGCCGAGCTGGGGCGCGAGGTCGGCGTCTACCCCGAGACCAAGCACCCGAGCTACTTCGCGGGGATCGGCCTGGCGCTCGAGGAACCGCTGGTGGCCGCGCTCGCGGAGCACGGGCTGAACCGGCCGGACGCCCCCGTCTTCGTGCAGTCCTTCGAGCTGGCCAACCTGGCCGACCTGCGCCACCGTCTGGGGCTGCGCACGCGCAGCATCTTCCTGCTGGAGGGGTCGGGCTCGCCCCACGACCCGGTCGTCGCCGGCGAGAGCCTGCGGGAGGTCGTCCGGGCGGGGGTCGACGGGATCGGCCCGGACCTGACGATGGTCCTCTCCCGCAGGCCAGACGGGTCGTGCGGGCAGGACACCGGTCTCGTCGAGCGGGCCCACCGGGCGGGACTGCTCGTCCACCCCTGGACCTTCCGCGCCGAGAACACCTTCCTCCTGACCGACTTCCGCGTCGGCGACGACCCGGGCGCCCACGGCGACCTGGCCGGGCAGATCAGCGCCTTCCTGCAGGTGGGCGTCGACGGCTTCTTCACCGACCACCCCGACGTCGGCGCGGCGGCCGTGCAGGCCTGGGAGGCACACACCGAGGAGCAGCGGCCGAACGGCTGA
- a CDS encoding alpha/beta hydrolase has protein sequence MKDLVGSVPLLHPVVGPVALAVLAGVVLLLWWRRTRRLRARTQVVLVLVALALAVGLWWGVDRVWRPVPDEIGVFTWTMIGTLTLVLLQALAGPWRTGRRVRQAAGSVGAAALALLAVMVALNAHFSTYATVGVALRLDLHPVPLEQVDVAPVADPATGSGTTYTWWTAPPDLPAAGTVVRTPIPASDPGFSPREAYVYLPPAYLIRRRPLLPVLVLVAGVPGSPSDWLTGGELTATMDAFAAAHHGLAPVVVVPDDLGGSLTNPLCSDAWKGDVATYLQQDVPAWVTAHLQVDTDHAHWAVGGISNGGTCALQVATRAPRVFPTFLDMSGELHPTLGTPGRTLERGFGGDEAALEVNDPLTLMARQRYPQVAGIVSVGSDDHVYRQDAHQVYEAARAAGMDVQLREHPGGHAWTTWAAALADQLPWLARRQGLIPPPG, from the coding sequence GTGAAGGACCTTGTCGGCTCGGTCCCCCTGCTGCACCCCGTCGTCGGGCCGGTGGCGCTGGCCGTCCTCGCCGGCGTGGTCCTCCTGCTCTGGTGGCGGCGGACCAGGCGGCTGCGGGCCCGCACCCAGGTCGTGCTCGTCCTCGTCGCCCTGGCGCTCGCCGTCGGCCTCTGGTGGGGCGTCGACCGGGTCTGGCGGCCGGTCCCGGACGAGATCGGCGTCTTCACCTGGACGATGATCGGCACCCTGACCCTGGTCCTCCTCCAGGCCCTGGCCGGGCCGTGGCGCACGGGGAGGCGGGTGCGGCAGGCAGCAGGCTCGGTGGGCGCGGCCGCGCTGGCCCTGCTGGCCGTCATGGTGGCTCTCAACGCGCACTTCTCCACCTATGCCACGGTGGGGGTCGCGCTGCGCCTGGACCTGCACCCGGTGCCCCTGGAGCAGGTCGACGTCGCCCCGGTCGCCGACCCCGCGACCGGGAGCGGCACGACATACACCTGGTGGACCGCCCCGCCCGACCTGCCGGCCGCGGGGACCGTGGTGCGGACGCCGATCCCGGCCTCGGACCCGGGGTTCTCCCCGCGCGAGGCCTACGTCTACCTGCCCCCCGCCTACCTGATCCGGAGGCGCCCGCTCCTGCCCGTCCTGGTGCTGGTGGCCGGGGTGCCCGGCAGTCCTTCGGACTGGCTCACCGGCGGGGAGCTGACCGCGACGATGGACGCCTTCGCCGCCGCGCACCACGGCCTGGCCCCGGTGGTGGTCGTGCCGGACGACCTCGGCGGGAGCCTGACCAACCCGCTGTGCTCCGACGCGTGGAAGGGCGACGTGGCGACCTACCTGCAGCAGGACGTCCCCGCGTGGGTCACCGCCCACCTGCAGGTCGACACCGACCACGCGCACTGGGCCGTCGGCGGCATCTCCAACGGCGGGACCTGCGCGCTCCAGGTGGCCACGCGGGCGCCGCGGGTCTTCCCGACCTTCCTCGACATGTCCGGCGAGCTCCACCCGACCCTGGGCACCCCGGGACGCACGCTCGAGCGCGGCTTCGGCGGCGACGAGGCGGCGCTGGAGGTCAACGACCCGCTCACGCTCATGGCGCGGCAGCGCTACCCGCAGGTCGCGGGGATCGTCTCGGTGGGCAGCGACGACCACGTCTACCGGCAGGACGCGCACCAGGTCTACGAGGCCGCCCGGGCGGCGGGGATGGACGTACAGCTGCGCGAGCATCCCGGCGGTCACGCCTGGACGACCTGGGCCGCGGCCCTGGCCGACCAGCTGCCGTGGCTCGCCCGGCGTCAGGGCCTCATCCCGCCCCCTGGGTAG
- a CDS encoding bifunctional lysylphosphatidylglycerol flippase/synthetase MprF: protein MKLRAAQGWDAVLRHLRGAPVSVALAVVVLGVALATAWTAGPVRPLVLEDLPGAWPHLLTSPVSTPDLLRALAAALGVLVLGGAAERRLGPARFLGSFVGGQMVALLLTWALARAVTLVDPVWGTHLLTAPVGSPWPGVWAAAVAASVPMHSLWRRRVWSAAFPLLLVAAAFAGEPQDVAVLLAAGLGVLLGAWFFPGQIRRARVVGSRHEIRVLTATSVAAVAVGILLSLGSPHLVGPLSATRFLFAGAAYTPGEVLALCADRARENECDRAVYVLRETGVGTTLLSVLPLLLQLVLAEGLRRGRRAALVGTLVLQGLLAVLAAAHLFIGVRYDGSLPGNHLAVAPGSMLPGARLIVPVLVPLLLAGAVLANRRSFRVRAQEGTYRRFWVGVLVVTAAVAATIVVGGLAVREQFVPDATLRGLLSDVGVALLPSTALTVLTPLSLPDGTLAKVLVQWLPILPWAVSCVLLARSFRPVEEGTADQDAYRRTVREVAPVTSTLSWLGTWAGNQTWTSADRRAAVAYRTSGGVALTVGDPVCAPEDLEAVVREFAEHCASRALVPALYSVHPGTEAVTARLGWTSVQVAQEALLALGEVGFRGKAFQDVRTALNRAGRDGVVARWTTWQDASEGRREQLREISRAWLADKALPEMGFTLGGLAEMDDPQVRLLLAEDGEGRVHGVTSWLPVHDGGEVVGLTLDVMRRREDGFRSVMEFLIARAALDAQEEGMRLLSLSGAPLAHAGRPDGEAATTAEDGSGDGSGGRDQALLTDVLDWLGRVLEPAYGFRSLHAFKAKFGVSEEPLYLCLPDPGDLPLVGRAVAHAYLPHLRVVDGVRLGRTLTRADR from the coding sequence ATGAAGCTGCGGGCGGCGCAGGGGTGGGACGCGGTGCTGCGGCACCTGCGGGGTGCGCCGGTGTCGGTCGCGCTGGCGGTCGTCGTGCTGGGCGTCGCCCTCGCCACGGCCTGGACCGCCGGCCCGGTGCGGCCGCTCGTGCTCGAGGACCTGCCCGGGGCCTGGCCGCACCTGCTCACCTCACCAGTGTCCACCCCCGACCTGCTGCGCGCGCTCGCCGCGGCGCTCGGGGTGCTCGTCCTCGGCGGCGCCGCCGAGCGCAGGCTGGGACCGGCACGCTTCCTGGGGTCCTTCGTCGGGGGCCAGATGGTGGCGCTCCTGCTCACCTGGGCCCTGGCCCGGGCCGTCACCCTCGTCGACCCCGTCTGGGGCACCCACCTGCTCACCGCCCCGGTCGGGTCGCCCTGGCCCGGGGTGTGGGCGGCCGCGGTCGCGGCGTCGGTGCCGATGCACTCGCTGTGGCGTCGCCGGGTCTGGTCGGCGGCCTTCCCGCTCCTGCTGGTCGCGGCCGCCTTCGCCGGGGAGCCCCAGGACGTCGCGGTGCTGCTGGCCGCCGGCCTCGGGGTGCTGCTCGGCGCCTGGTTCTTCCCGGGCCAGATCCGGCGCGCGCGCGTGGTCGGCAGCCGGCACGAGATCCGCGTGCTCACCGCGACCTCGGTGGCGGCCGTGGCCGTCGGCATCCTGCTGTCGCTGGGCAGCCCCCACCTGGTGGGACCGCTGTCCGCGACGCGGTTCCTGTTCGCCGGGGCCGCCTACACGCCCGGGGAGGTCCTGGCGCTGTGCGCCGACCGGGCCCGGGAGAACGAGTGCGACCGGGCGGTCTACGTGCTGCGGGAGACCGGGGTCGGGACCACCCTGCTCTCGGTCCTGCCGCTGCTCCTGCAGCTGGTCCTCGCCGAGGGGCTGCGCCGGGGCCGGCGCGCGGCCCTCGTCGGCACGCTCGTGCTCCAGGGGCTCCTCGCCGTGCTGGCGGCCGCCCACCTGTTCATCGGCGTCCGCTACGACGGCTCCCTGCCCGGCAACCACCTCGCCGTGGCGCCCGGGTCGATGCTGCCCGGTGCGCGCCTGATCGTGCCCGTGCTGGTGCCCCTGCTCCTGGCCGGCGCCGTCCTGGCCAACCGTCGGTCCTTCCGGGTCCGTGCGCAGGAAGGCACCTACCGCCGCTTCTGGGTCGGCGTCCTGGTCGTCACGGCGGCCGTGGCCGCCACGATCGTGGTCGGCGGGCTCGCGGTGCGAGAGCAGTTCGTGCCCGACGCGACCCTGCGCGGGCTGCTCTCGGACGTGGGGGTCGCCCTGCTGCCCTCTACCGCGCTCACCGTGCTCACGCCGCTGTCGCTGCCCGACGGCACGCTGGCCAAGGTGCTGGTCCAGTGGCTGCCGATCCTGCCCTGGGCGGTCTCCTGCGTGCTGCTCGCGCGCTCCTTCCGGCCAGTCGAGGAGGGGACCGCCGACCAGGACGCCTACCGGCGCACCGTGCGCGAGGTCGCCCCCGTCACGAGCACGCTGTCCTGGCTGGGCACCTGGGCCGGCAACCAGACGTGGACCTCCGCGGACCGGCGCGCGGCGGTGGCCTACCGGACGTCGGGGGGTGTGGCGCTCACCGTCGGCGACCCGGTCTGCGCGCCCGAGGACCTCGAGGCCGTCGTCCGCGAGTTCGCCGAGCACTGCGCCTCCCGGGCGCTCGTCCCCGCCCTGTACTCCGTCCACCCCGGCACCGAGGCGGTGACGGCCCGGCTCGGCTGGACCAGCGTCCAGGTGGCGCAGGAGGCCCTGCTGGCGCTGGGCGAGGTCGGCTTCCGCGGCAAGGCCTTCCAGGACGTGCGCACCGCCCTCAACCGGGCCGGGCGGGACGGCGTGGTCGCCCGCTGGACGACCTGGCAGGACGCCTCGGAGGGCAGGCGCGAGCAGCTGCGGGAGATCTCGCGCGCCTGGCTGGCCGACAAGGCGCTCCCCGAGATGGGCTTCACCCTCGGCGGGCTCGCCGAGATGGATGACCCGCAGGTCCGGCTGCTCCTCGCCGAGGACGGCGAGGGGCGCGTCCACGGCGTGACCTCCTGGCTGCCGGTCCACGACGGCGGCGAGGTGGTCGGCCTCACCCTCGACGTCATGCGTCGCCGGGAGGACGGCTTCCGGTCGGTGATGGAGTTCCTCATCGCCCGGGCGGCGCTGGACGCCCAGGAGGAGGGTATGCGGCTCCTCTCCCTCTCGGGCGCCCCGCTCGCCCACGCGGGCCGGCCCGACGGCGAGGCCGCCACGACCGCCGAGGACGGCAGCGGGGACGGGAGCGGCGGCCGTGACCAGGCGCTGCTCACCGACGTCCTGGACTGGCTCGGCCGGGTCCTGGAGCCGGCCTACGGCTTCCGCAGCCTGCACGCCTTCAAGGCGAAGTTCGGGGTGAGCGAGGAGCCGCTCTACCTGTGCCTGCCCGACCCCGGCGACCTGCCGCTGGTGGGCCGGGCGGTCGCGCACGCCTACCTGCCGCACCTGCGCGTGGTGGACGGAGTGCGGCTGGGCCGCACGCTGACGAGGGCGGACCGGTGA
- a CDS encoding alpha/beta fold hydrolase, which yields MNGPAPGPADRVEHGDPHGVAVLYLHGTPGSRVESRLLADAARRAGVRLIGVDRPGFGQTPLPGSPRLENWPVRVERLADRLGLDRFAVVGWSGGGVYALACVAALPDRISRVALVAPAGPGHGHGVGGWLETASSSLLATLAGVPGLVTLAGKAAGAARRLPPLRGRVPTPRTVRTLVAAAQHALRHGAAGWRHELGVLGEDWGPLVTSAREAMDARAAAGDPLPLTVWHGTPDRSVPVAEGRALAAALGALLVEDPDAGHVGVLVRHAAEVMEFLAGEAAEPQRSAGSGTSGP from the coding sequence GTGAACGGGCCCGCCCCCGGCCCGGCGGACCGGGTCGAGCACGGCGACCCGCACGGCGTCGCGGTGCTCTACCTCCACGGCACGCCGGGCTCGCGGGTCGAGTCGCGCCTGCTGGCCGACGCGGCGCGTCGCGCGGGCGTCCGGCTGATCGGCGTCGACCGGCCCGGGTTCGGACAGACGCCGCTGCCCGGCTCCCCCCGGCTCGAGAACTGGCCGGTGCGGGTCGAGCGGCTGGCCGACCGGTTGGGTCTGGACCGGTTCGCCGTGGTCGGGTGGTCCGGCGGCGGGGTCTACGCACTGGCCTGTGTGGCAGCGCTCCCTGACCGGATCAGCCGGGTCGCTCTGGTCGCCCCGGCCGGGCCTGGGCACGGCCACGGCGTGGGCGGCTGGCTGGAGACCGCCTCGAGCAGCCTGCTGGCCACCCTCGCCGGGGTGCCCGGGCTGGTGACCCTGGCGGGGAAGGCAGCCGGCGCGGCCCGGCGCCTGCCCCCGCTGCGCGGTCGGGTGCCCACGCCACGCACCGTGCGCACCCTCGTCGCCGCCGCGCAGCACGCCCTGCGGCACGGCGCCGCCGGCTGGCGGCACGAGCTCGGGGTGCTGGGCGAGGACTGGGGACCGCTGGTCACCTCGGCGCGGGAGGCGATGGACGCGCGCGCGGCGGCGGGCGACCCCCTGCCGCTGACGGTCTGGCACGGCACGCCCGACCGGTCGGTCCCGGTCGCCGAGGGTCGCGCCCTCGCGGCCGCGCTCGGAGCCCTGCTGGTCGAGGACCCGGACGCGGGGCACGTGGGCGTCCTGGTCAGGCACGCCGCCGAGGTGATGGAGTTCCTGGCCGGCGAGGCGGCCGAGCCTCAGCGGTCGGCGGGCAGCGGCACGTCGGGGCCGTAG
- a CDS encoding DUF445 domain-containing protein has product MTTLTTDAPRHVDDATRRAGLRRMRMVATGLLVLMAVIYLLTHGRVGGWAFVNAGAEAGMVGAIADWFAVTALFRHPLGLPIPHTALVRRRKDDLGASLEQFVSENFLTPQVMREKVLDAEVVRRLGEWVSHPENAERVVSEVVPFLVRAVERVDEAELRTLVEDVIIPRVRREDLSPLAGHLLERVVEDGSHHGLVDLVARELHAWLALHQDEVEAIVRSRAPSWAPTWVNDQVTRRVYQEVLRWGRDIKDDPQHNVRAALDSYLADLATDLQRDRMTMARFESLKERLLDHPQVSATGVRLGETLRATVLEALTDPTGHVRTRMAAELCGLGTRVLADDAMRSRLEAWTADLVVGLVERYGPEITSVISSTIHRWDAQEASDKIELHVGRDLQFIRLNGTIVGALVGLVIHSVSLLL; this is encoded by the coding sequence GTGACCACGCTGACCACCGACGCCCCCAGGCACGTCGACGACGCCACCCGGCGCGCCGGGCTGCGCCGCATGCGCATGGTCGCGACCGGCCTGCTCGTGCTCATGGCGGTGATCTACCTGCTCACGCACGGCCGGGTCGGTGGGTGGGCGTTCGTCAACGCCGGCGCCGAGGCGGGGATGGTGGGCGCGATCGCCGACTGGTTCGCGGTCACGGCGCTCTTCCGCCACCCGCTCGGGCTGCCGATCCCGCACACCGCACTGGTCCGGCGCCGCAAGGACGACCTGGGCGCCAGCCTGGAGCAGTTCGTCAGCGAGAACTTCCTCACCCCGCAGGTGATGCGCGAGAAGGTCCTGGACGCCGAGGTGGTGCGGCGCCTGGGGGAGTGGGTCTCCCACCCGGAGAACGCCGAGCGCGTCGTCTCCGAGGTGGTGCCCTTCCTCGTGCGGGCCGTCGAGCGGGTCGACGAGGCCGAGCTGCGCACCCTCGTCGAGGACGTGATCATCCCGCGCGTGCGCCGCGAGGACCTCTCGCCGCTGGCCGGCCACCTGCTCGAGCGGGTCGTCGAGGACGGCTCCCACCACGGCCTGGTCGACCTCGTCGCGCGCGAGCTGCACGCCTGGCTGGCGCTGCACCAGGACGAGGTCGAGGCGATCGTGCGCTCCCGCGCCCCGTCCTGGGCGCCGACCTGGGTCAACGACCAGGTCACCCGCCGCGTCTACCAGGAGGTCCTGCGCTGGGGCCGCGACATCAAGGACGACCCGCAGCACAACGTCCGCGCTGCGCTCGACTCCTACCTGGCGGACCTGGCCACGGACCTGCAGCGCGACCGGATGACGATGGCCCGCTTCGAGTCGCTCAAGGAGCGGCTGCTGGACCACCCGCAGGTCAGCGCCACCGGCGTGCGCCTGGGCGAGACGCTGCGGGCCACGGTCCTGGAGGCGCTGACCGACCCCACCGGCCACGTCCGCACCCGGATGGCCGCCGAGCTCTGCGGCCTGGGCACCCGCGTCCTCGCCGACGACGCGATGCGCTCCAGGCTCGAGGCGTGGACCGCGGACCTGGTCGTGGGTCTGGTGGAGCGCTACGGCCCGGAGATCACCTCCGTCATCTCCTCGACGATCCACCGCTGGGACGCCCAGGAGGCCTCCGACAAGATCGAGCTGCACGTCGGCCGCGACCTGCAGTTCATTCGGCTCAACGGAACGATCGTCGGTGCGCTCGTCGGGCTGGTCATCCACTCGGTCTCGCTGCTGCTCTGA
- a CDS encoding LamB/YcsF family protein gives MSPIDLNSDLGEGVGGPSSRLDDDLLEVVTSANVACGFHAGGPSTMRGVTAHAARTGVAVGAHVAYDDKEGFGRRFIDMDPHVLADEVLYQVAALDAFARRAGTRVTYVKPHGGLYNAIVTHEAQAAAVVAGVTAYSSDLVLLGLPGSVVLRLAEAAGLRTAQEAFADRAYTPEGHLVPRTQEGAVLHDPAEIARRCVAMATGEAITDVNGDRLLVRADSICVHGDTPGALGIARAVRAALREAGADLAPFARAV, from the coding sequence GTGAGCCCCATCGACCTCAACTCCGACCTCGGCGAGGGCGTCGGCGGTCCCAGCTCCCGCCTCGACGACGACCTCCTGGAGGTCGTCACCAGCGCCAACGTCGCCTGCGGCTTCCACGCCGGTGGCCCCTCGACCATGCGCGGCGTCACCGCGCACGCGGCGCGCACCGGGGTGGCCGTCGGGGCGCACGTCGCCTACGACGACAAGGAGGGCTTCGGGCGCCGGTTCATCGACATGGACCCGCACGTCCTCGCCGACGAGGTCCTCTACCAGGTGGCGGCGCTGGACGCCTTCGCCCGCAGGGCCGGCACCCGGGTCACCTACGTCAAGCCGCACGGCGGCCTCTACAACGCGATCGTGACCCACGAGGCCCAGGCGGCCGCGGTGGTCGCCGGGGTCACCGCATACTCCTCCGACCTGGTGCTGCTCGGGCTGCCCGGCTCGGTGGTGCTGCGGCTGGCCGAGGCGGCCGGCCTGCGGACCGCGCAGGAGGCCTTCGCCGACCGCGCGTACACACCGGAGGGTCACCTCGTCCCCCGGACCCAGGAGGGCGCGGTCCTGCACGACCCGGCGGAGATCGCGCGGCGCTGCGTGGCGATGGCGACCGGCGAGGCGATCACCGACGTCAACGGCGACCGGCTGCTGGTGCGCGCCGACTCGATCTGCGTGCACGGCGACACGCCTGGCGCGCTGGGGATCGCCCGTGCCGTGCGCGCGGCGCTGCGCGAGGCGGGCGCGGACCTGGCGCCCTTCGCCCGGGCGGTGTGA
- a CDS encoding 5-oxoprolinase subunit B family protein translates to MRILPSGTQGLLLELDSIEEVLGRYAALREADLPVLDLVPAGRTILLVADRGASLPDLAAAVRAVPPREHVRDDAPEVEVPVVYDGEDLAEAAGLLGLDAAELRRRHQDERWTVAFCGFAPGFGYLTGERYAWDVPRRATPRTRVPSGSVALAGEFTGVYPRESPGGWQLLGRALVEAFDLRRDPPALLVPGARVRFVEVGV, encoded by the coding sequence GTGCGCATCCTGCCCAGCGGCACCCAGGGGCTGCTCCTGGAGCTCGACTCCATCGAGGAGGTGCTGGGCCGCTACGCCGCGCTGCGCGAGGCCGACCTGCCGGTGCTCGACCTGGTCCCCGCCGGCCGCACGATCCTGCTCGTCGCCGACCGCGGCGCGAGCCTGCCGGACCTGGCTGCCGCGGTCCGGGCGGTGCCCCCGCGCGAGCACGTGCGCGACGACGCCCCCGAGGTGGAGGTGCCGGTCGTCTACGACGGCGAGGACCTGGCAGAGGCGGCCGGGCTGCTCGGGCTGGACGCCGCCGAGCTGCGGCGGCGGCACCAGGACGAGCGGTGGACGGTGGCGTTCTGCGGGTTCGCCCCGGGCTTCGGCTACCTCACCGGCGAGCGCTACGCCTGGGACGTGCCGCGCCGGGCGACGCCGCGCACGAGGGTGCCGTCCGGGTCGGTGGCGCTGGCCGGGGAGTTCACCGGCGTCTACCCGCGCGAGTCGCCCGGCGGCTGGCAGCTGCTCGGGCGGGCGCTGGTGGAGGCCTTCGACCTGCGCCGCGACCCGCCGGCGCTGCTGGTCCCCGGGGCCCGGGTCCGCTTCGTGGAGGTCGGGGTATGA
- a CDS encoding 5-oxoprolinase subunit C family protein yields the protein MTSLTVLDPGPLTTVQDFGRPGQASLGVGRSGACDRGAHRLANALVGNHPTLATLEVTFGGLVVSPDHEVLVVTSGARCEMVVEGRDGTRPAAHLAPFVVAAGERLRLGAPVAGLRTYVAVRGGLDVEPVLGSRATDLLSGLGPAVVAAGDVLPVGTTPRPLPGVDVAPAPEPTNDPLLVRVTPGPRRDWFGDDAWELLTGQGWTVGSDSNRVGVRLGGHPLPRLRDGELVSEGMLRGALQVPPSGLPVLFLSDHPVTGGYPVVAYVGEPDVDRCAQLRPGQQVRFRA from the coding sequence ATGACGTCGCTCACCGTCCTCGACCCCGGTCCCCTCACCACGGTGCAGGACTTCGGGCGGCCGGGGCAGGCCTCGCTGGGCGTGGGTCGCTCGGGCGCCTGCGACCGCGGCGCACACCGGCTCGCCAACGCCCTCGTGGGCAACCACCCGACCCTGGCCACCCTCGAGGTGACCTTCGGCGGGCTCGTGGTGAGCCCCGACCACGAGGTGCTCGTGGTGACCTCCGGGGCCCGTTGCGAGATGGTCGTCGAGGGCCGGGACGGGACGCGCCCCGCCGCCCACCTCGCGCCGTTCGTCGTCGCCGCCGGGGAGCGCCTCCGGCTGGGCGCGCCCGTCGCGGGGCTGCGGACCTACGTCGCGGTGCGCGGCGGCCTGGACGTGGAGCCGGTGCTCGGGTCCCGGGCCACCGACCTGCTCTCCGGGCTCGGGCCGGCCGTGGTGGCGGCCGGTGACGTGCTGCCGGTCGGGACGACGCCCCGGCCCCTGCCCGGCGTCGACGTGGCGCCGGCCCCGGAGCCGACCAACGACCCGCTGCTCGTCCGCGTCACGCCCGGTCCCCGCCGCGACTGGTTCGGCGACGACGCGTGGGAGCTGCTCACCGGGCAGGGCTGGACGGTCGGCAGCGACTCCAACCGGGTCGGGGTGCGCCTCGGCGGGCATCCGCTCCCCCGGCTGCGCGACGGCGAGCTGGTCAGCGAGGGGATGCTGCGCGGCGCGCTGCAGGTGCCTCCTTCCGGCCTGCCGGTGCTCTTCCTCTCCGACCACCCGGTGACCGGCGGCTACCCGGTGGTCGCGTACGTCGGCGAGCCCGACGTGGACCGCTGCGCCCAGCTGCGCCCGGGGCAGCAGGTGCGCTTCCGGGCCTGA
- a CDS encoding VOC family protein, with product MATLNPYLSFDGAAREAMTFYQSVFGGELTISTFGESGFTEGVPDLDQVMHAMLVTPAGFTLMAADTPDGVPHNPGDNISISLSGPAEDEDELRGFFARLSEDATPGVPLEKAPWGDHFGMLTDRFGIGWMVNIAGEPA from the coding sequence ATGGCCACGCTCAACCCCTACCTCAGCTTCGACGGCGCCGCGCGCGAGGCGATGACCTTCTACCAGTCGGTCTTCGGCGGGGAGCTGACCATCAGCACCTTCGGCGAGTCCGGGTTCACCGAGGGCGTCCCGGACCTGGACCAGGTCATGCACGCGATGCTCGTCACCCCCGCCGGGTTCACGCTGATGGCCGCGGACACCCCGGACGGGGTGCCCCACAACCCCGGAGACAACATCAGCATCTCGCTCAGCGGTCCTGCCGAGGACGAGGACGAGCTGCGCGGCTTCTTCGCACGGCTCAGCGAGGACGCCACGCCCGGCGTCCCGCTGGAGAAGGCGCCGTGGGGCGACCACTTCGGCATGCTGACCGACCGGTTCGGGATCGGCTGGATGGTGAACATCGCGGGCGAGCCGGCCTGA
- a CDS encoding rhomboid family intramembrane serine protease, translated as MSTAVAVSFWALAVACAATALRAAHPDGLEGPPRPRPATVTLWLLVAVPSVLQTCVPGLLAALERDWRLVAGGQVWRLATSVVVQDGGVAGTVFNLFALAVVAVAAQEYWSASRTWATFWLGAVAANLVVGPVLEPVGAGSSMATFALGGALVTNALLGRTRSHAVPAALVALACVAVVAAGRDYHALPCLLGLAVGTVPPHGPRGLSRRGSRPRGSSDGR; from the coding sequence GTGAGCACGGCCGTCGCGGTCTCGTTCTGGGCGCTTGCCGTGGCGTGCGCCGCCACCGCCCTGCGGGCCGCGCACCCGGACGGCCTGGAGGGCCCGCCGCGCCCCCGCCCGGCCACCGTCACGCTGTGGCTGCTCGTCGCGGTCCCCTCGGTCCTGCAGACGTGCGTCCCCGGGCTGCTCGCCGCCCTGGAGCGGGACTGGCGCCTGGTCGCCGGCGGTCAGGTGTGGCGGCTGGCCACCTCGGTCGTGGTGCAGGACGGCGGCGTGGCCGGGACGGTGTTCAACCTCTTCGCGCTGGCCGTGGTGGCGGTGGCCGCGCAGGAGTACTGGTCGGCGTCCCGCACCTGGGCGACGTTCTGGCTCGGCGCGGTCGCGGCCAACCTCGTCGTCGGTCCCGTGCTGGAGCCGGTCGGGGCCGGCAGCTCGATGGCGACCTTCGCCCTCGGGGGCGCGCTCGTCACCAACGCCCTCCTGGGCCGGACGCGGAGCCACGCCGTGCCGGCCGCGCTGGTCGCCCTGGCGTGCGTGGCCGTGGTGGCCGCCGGCCGGGACTACCACGCCCTTCCCTGCCTGCTCGGCCTGGCCGTCGGGACCGTGCCTCCGCACGGCCCCCGAGGTCTCAGCCGGCGAGGAAGTCGTCCGCGCGGCTCTTCGGACGGCCGATGA